TCAAACCTGGAAAAAATGGTCGCTTGAGACATTGCCGATTATTCCCGAAAAATTCGAATACAAAATATCGAAAGACAAGGCAAAGCAATTCAGGATCGTCCGATCGATGCTGAAGGAAGCTTCTGAAATTATTATCGGCACAGATGCAGCGAGAGAGGGCGAAAACATTGCCCGTCTTCTCATCATGATGTCCGGTGCCGCCCATAAACCGATGAAACGGCTTTGGCTTTCTTCCTATACAGAAAATGCCGTGAAAAACGGATTTTCCAACCTGAAAGACGGCAAGGAAAGCGAACCGCTTTTTTACGAAGCGCAGGCGAGGCAAATCGGTGATTGGCTTGTAGGGATCAATGCGAGCCGCCTATATACCCTTCTTCTTCAGCAAAAAGGAGTAAGAGAGAATTTCAGTGTAGGCAGGGTGCAGACTCCAGTGCTGAAGCTGATCTATGACCGGCAGAAGGAAATTGAACAATTCAAACCAGAGCCGTTCTTTGAGCTGGAAGGAGAATTTACCGTAAAGAACGGCACCTATAAGGGGAAAATTCCAAAGAAATTTAAATCCGAAGAGGACATGCAAAAGGAAATACGTCCTGATATCACACCGGACACGAATGAATATCAAGCCGCCGTAAAAGACATTTCCGTCCAGGAAAAGCGGATCAAGCCGCCGAAGCTTCATAGCCTTTCGACCCTGCAGGCAAGCCTGAACAGACGGACGAAAATGAGCCCGACCACTGTTTTGAAAACGGTCCAAAAGCTATATGAAAAGGGGTTTGTTTCGTATCCAAGGACAGATAGCCAATACATCACGGAAGAAGAATTTTCATATTTAAAAGGGAACCTGGACGGCTATAAAACTACCTTTTCCTTATCGTTTGCACCCAAGTCCCTATACCCATCCAAAAGATACGTAGATTCAAGCAAGGTGAAAGATCACTATGCCATTATTCCGACAGAAAAGCTTGTATCCCCGGCTAAATTCGCTGCTTTTTCCCCGCCGGAAAAAACCGTGTACGAAGAGGTCGTAAAAAGCATGCTCAAAATGTTTTCGGACGACCATGTGTATGACGAAACCGTCATCACCACTTCAATCGGGAAAAATGATTTTCTGACGAAGGGGAAGACCGTCAAAATAAACGGCTGGAAAAACCTCGAGGGGAAGGAACCGAAAAATGAGGAAGAGCAGCGGCTGCCTGCGGTTCAAGAAGGGGAAGCGGCAAGGGCTGTTCTCGCTGTGAAAAACGGCATGACTGAGCCGCCGAAGCCGTACACACTCGGCCAGCTGATAACGCTGATGAAAACGGCTGGAAAATACATTGAAGACAAGGAAATGAAGGAAGCCCTGAATGCTGCCGAAGGACTTGGAACAGAAGCGACAAGAGCAGGGATCATCGATACGCTGATCCTCCGTGAGTTTATAGAAGTAAACAAAAATAGTGTGTTTGTCACCCAAAAAGGGAGTATCTTGTGCGATGCAGTGGAGGGGACAATTCTCTCAAAACCGGAAATGACCGCGAAATGGGAGACCTTTTTGAAAGGGATTGGTTCCGGTCAAAAGTCCAGGGAAGTGTTCATCGAAAATGCAGGGAAGCTGTGCTTTGCCCTCATGGAGCAGGCTAAAACGGATGTGGGCCGCCTTACAGTTGAAGGCCGGATTGAACCTGCCCAGCATGATGGAGCCATTTGCCGCTGCCCGGCCTGCAAGGAAGGCGATATGATGGACAGGCGAACCTTCTACGGCTGTTCCGCCTATCTGAACGGCTGCAAGCAAGCTTTTAATAAGAAAATATTAAATAAAACCATCAGTCCTGCGCAGATTAAATTGCTGTGCGAAAAAGGGAAAACGAAAAAGATCAAAGGGTTTAAAGGCAAGAAAAATCCGTTTGATGCGTATCTCGTTTTAAATAACGGAAAAATCGAATTTTCATTTAAGTAACTGTATCCAATGAACGAGGACGGACGATGCGTTAGCACGGCCGTTTTTGTATTGGAAAAAAGAGAGGGAACGTGCGAAAATAGGAAATAAGACAAGTTCCTTTAAAAAACCGCTTTTAATTGTCGAAATATTTAGAGATAATTATAGGACTTAAGCACGGATGAATTGTATGCATTTCCCACCCCGTTTTTAGATAGACTTTGCAGGGTTTCAAAAGCCGGTTTCGAATATAGTATTCATTTAATGCTGTCATCTCTCACTTAGGAGGAAACTATGGAATATTTGGAGACGATACAACCTCAGCTTGGAAGAGTAGTAGAAAATATCGAGAAGGTCATGGCAGGCAAACGGGAGGCTGCTGTTCTATGTTTAACCGCACTGCTGGCAAAGGGCCATGTGCTTTTGGAGGATGTTCCGGGAGTCGGCAAAACGATGCTTGTGAGATCGCTTGCCAAATCGGTCGGTGCGGACTTTAAACGGATTCAATTTACCCCGGATTTACTGCCTTCTGACGTGACAGGCATCTCTATATATAACCCTCAGAAGATGGAGTTTGAATACCGTCCCGGCCCGATTATGGGAAATATCGTGCTGGCGGACGAAATTAACCGTACCTCCCCAAAAACCCAATCGTCTCTTCTGGAAGGCATGGAGGAAGGGAACGTTACGATTGACGGGCAGACGATGTCACTCGACAAACCTTTTTTTGTCCTTGCTACACAGAATCCTATTGAATATGAAGGAACGTACCCGCTTCCGGAAGCGCAGCTGGACCGATTTCTATTTAAAATTAAAATGGGCTATCCGACTCCGCAGGAAGAACTTCTCGTTCTGAACCGCGCGGATGGGGAAGTGCCGATTGCCCAAATCGAACCGGTTATAACGAAGAGTAAGCTCATTCAGCTGCAGGATGAAATGGAAAAGGTGTATATGGATGAAACCGTGAAGCGCTACATCATTGAGATCGTCACGAAAACCCGTAATCATCCTTCTGTCTATCTTGGGGCAAGTCCAAGGGGTTCAGTAGCCCTGATGAGAGCATCTAAAGCATATGCTTTTCTTGCCGGAAGAGATTACGTGATTCCTGATGATGTTCAGTATTTGGCTCCATTTGCCCTGCCCCACCGCATGATTTTAAAATCAGAAGCCCGTTATGACGGACAGTCTGCCGCAGACCTTGTCCATGAGATTATCAGCCGCACCCCTGTGCCGGTGAAGAGGTCCATGACCCCTTGAAGGACATCCTGAGAAGCTTAAAATCGATCTGGAAACTCATTCTGCTGCTGTTATTGACGGCGCTTGCCTTTTGCTATGCGATGTTTCAAGGCGGCTTCGTCAGCTGGTTTCTTTTTTACGCCTTTCTGCCTTTTGCCGTTTACTCCATCCTGCTTGCTGTTTATCCGCTTCAAACCTTTCGAGCGGCAAGAACGCTTAGCAAGGATCAGTTTTCTGCGGGCGAAATTCTTAAAGGGGAGATTACGCTCGAAAGACCATTTCCCTTTCCGCTTATCTATATCATCGCTGAAGAATGCCTGCCGTCGGGTCTGAAGCAGACCGCTGCTGATCAGCCGGCAAGAAAGTTGTTTATCCTGGGATTCCGCCGAAAAGCTGTTTTTACGTATACGGTTCAATCCATGAAGCGCGGAGAGCATCATTTTTCCCGCATCCGCATTAAAACCGGTGATCTTCTCGGTTTGTTTGAAAAAGAGGTCACGATGAAGACGGATAAAACCATTCTCGTCTACCCAACTGCCTTTTCAATGGGCTACAGGCATTCAAAGCCCCAGTATGAGCAGGGGGCAAGCGCTTCCTCTCAGCGCTATATAAAAGACACGACGATGGCATCCGGCATCCGCGAATATCAGCCGGGTGACCGGATGGCGTGGATTGACTGGAAGGCTACAGCAAAAAGAGATTCGTTTATGACCAAGGAATTTGAACAGACCCGCACACATGATGCGATGCTGATTATGGATCAGCAAGCGTCTGATTCCTTTGAACCGATGATTACCTTTACGGCCTCTCTGGCAAAAGCCATTATAAAAACAGGGGCTCCGCTTGGATTCATTTTGCTGGGAACTGAATTGGATACAACACCCGTTCAGCCCGGAGAAAAACAGCTTCAAACGATTTTCCGCAAGCTTGCGAGGGTAAATCCTGAACCAAGCTCCGCCTCTTTTTCAATATGGGAGGAGCGGATGGCGAGCCAGGGGGGCTATCGTTCCTCTAATCTGTTTATCGTATCCGTTCTTACGATGGAGCTCGTCAGGAAGCTTGAGCACCGGGCAAGCTACAGCGACCTCAAGCTTTATTTTATTCGGAAAAAGAATCAGCTCCTTACCCAGGAGGAAGAGGTTTTGCTCGACCGCTTGAACAAGAGGGGCATAGCGGCTGAAGCTGTATCGGAAGGGTTCTTTGATCAAGCCTTGGAAGAGGTGAAGAGCTTATGAAGGTTTTAACCTTGCCAAGTGGAGACTTTTTTTCGAAAATAACGGCCCTCCTTTACTATTTGTTTGCTTTCTTTTTGCTGTGGGAATGGCTTGTTCCTTTGGACATTTATACAGACACCGGGTCGACCTGGATTTTCGTCCTCTTTATCGCCCTTAATTTCCTCCTTTCTTATTTAAGGGTAACGTGGATGATTACCATCCCGCTTCAGCTCGGCTTCCTTGCCATCGCGCTTGAACAGCTTTTTTACAAAGAAATGCCGCTCGTCGAGGGATTCCGAAGCTTTGCTGGTGAATTTGTTTACAATGCTGGTCTTATTCCTGCCTCATCATGGATGGAAATGACCTCACCGTTCCGGACATTCCTGTTTTTCGTCCTGCTGTGGCTGCTCGTCTATTTGCTCAATTACTGGATCATTGTGCAAAAGCGCATCCTGTTCTTCTTTGTAATGACCCTCATCTATGTCACGATTTTGGATACATTTACGGAGTATGACGCATCTTCAGCTGTCATTCGGATTGTCATCGCCGGGTTTTTCCTGCTGGGCATGCTCAACTTTGATCGTCTGAAAGGAATGGAGCAGCTAACAGTAAAGAGGTATACGCGTTTGAAATGGACCATGCTTCTCTTAATTTTTGTGGCGGTCTCCATTGTTTCAGGGATGGCCTCACCGAAAGCCGCTCCGCAGTGGCAGGATCCTGTTCCTTTTTTGACGGCCTATGGTTCTCTTGATGAAGCGATAAGCGGGTCAGGCATGAAAAAAATCGGATATGGGACGAATGATGAAAGCCTTGGCGGTGCGTTTATGCAGGATAACACCCCGGTCCTGACTGCCTCATCAAATAAGCGGCATTACTGGAGAGTGGAAACGAAGGATGTGTATTCCGGGAAAGGATGGACAACCTCTCAAAGAGAAAGGGAGACCCAGCTTACGGAAAAAGATAACATCGGCATCACCTGGTCTGAAGCGGGAACACCAACCGAGAGCCTTACTGCGAGGATTGATATTGCCCGTCAATATGGGTACGATCATGTAATCTATCCTATGGGGCTAACGGAATATGTTTCGGAGGAAGTATCAGGACTTCTCGTTAATCTGGATACAGAGGAAATGACCCCATCAGGTGTGCCTGAGGGGAAAAGAATCGATTCCTATGAAGTGAAGTACAATTATCCAAGCTATGACATTACCCTGCTAAAAGAAGTAAAGAGCACAGAGAATGTGCCGCAGGACATAATGACCCGTTATACACAGCTTCCTCAAATGCCTCAGCGCGTTCTGGATTTAGCAAGCGGGCTTACGGCTAAGGAAGAAAATCTTTATGATAAAGCGAAAGCAATCGAGAGTCATTTAAACGGTTCGGACTTTTCCTATAATACGGAGGAGGTTGGCGTGCCGTCAGAGGACCAGGATTATGTGGATCAATTCCTGTTTGAAACGATGCAGGGCTATTGTGATAATTTCTCAACCTCGATGATCGTTCTTCTCCGCGCTTCCGGCATCCCGGCAAGATGGGTGAAGGGATATACCGAGGGAGATTATAAGGGGATGGATACGGAAGGCTCCGGCCGGATCTATGAAGTGACAAATAATAACGCTCACTCTTGGGTTGAAGTTTATTTTCCGGGTGCTGGATGGGTACCGTTTGAACCGACAAAGGGATTTACAAACCCGTACAGCTTTACGGAGAATACCGAATCAAGCACACAGCCGCCGCCTGTCCCTGAGACGCAGCTGGAGCAGGAGAAGCCGGAAAAACCGGAGGATACGGAAGCGCCGGATCAACCCGCACCATCTAAACAAACGTTTGATTGGAGCAAGTTCAGTATCGGCAGCACAGGTTTTTATGCAGTAATCGGAGGAGTTTTGGTGCTTGCAGCGGTTCTGTATTTGACAAGAAAAAAATGGCTAACATTCATCATGCTGGCAAGATATAAAAACCGAAGCGATGACGAGGTGTTTTTCTCAGCCTATCCAGCCCTGCTCAAACAGCTGGAAAGGTTTGGGCTGAAAAGGAAGGATGGAGAGACGCTCAGAGAATTTGCCAAATCCGTGGACTACTCGCTCAGCTCCCATGACATGCTTCATATTACAAAGGGCTATGAAAAAGCACTGTACAAAAGAGATGATGCAAAAGCGGAGTGGGATAAAATAGCGGAATTGTGGGAAAATTTAATTAAAAGAACATCATCTTGACCGGATCCTATCTGATTGTTAGAATGGGGAAAATTAAACGATTTTCACCTTCATATATCCTCGATAATATGGTTCGAGAGTCTCTACCGGATTACCTTAAATGATCTGACTATGAAGGCAGGATACAGTCTGTTAAAAGCTGGAATTCTGCCTTCTTATATTTTTATATGGAGGCAGGTTTCAGCTTTTTTTAATTTCTAAATAGACGAAGAAGAGGTGCCGTTATGACCATATCAATTCAAGACCAGGAAATGATTCTTGTACTGGATTTTGGAAGCCAGTATAACCAGCTGATCACGAGAAGAATCCGTGAAATCGGTGTATACAGCGAACTTCATCCTCATACGCTTACAGCGGACATGATTAAGAAAATTAATCCGAAAGGGATTATTTTATCAGGCGGTCCGAACAGCGTTTATGGCGAGAATGCATTCCGCTGTGACGAACGGATTTTTGACCTTGGCATCCCTGTACTTGGCATTTGCTACGGTATGCAGCTGATGACGCATTACCTTGGCGGACGCGTTGAAGCAGCCGGCCATAGAGAATATGGAAAAGCCCGGATTAAAGTTCAGGACTCTCCAGCCTTGTTCACGCAATTGCCTGAAGAACAAACGGTTTGGATGAGTCACGGAGATCTTGTTGCCGAGATTCCGCCGCAGTTCAAAGTGGACGCCGTCAGCCCGTCCTGCCCATTCGCTGCAATGAGCAATGAAGAACGCCGTCTTTATGGAGTGCAGTTCCACCCTGAAGTACGCCACTCTGAATTTGGAAATGATCTTCTTAAAAACTTTGTACATGAGATTTGCCAGTGCCACGATGAGTGGACAATGGAAAATTTTATTGAAATCGAAACGCAGAAAATCCGTGAGCAAGTAGGAAACAAAAACGTATTGTGCGCGTTGAGCGGCGGTGTGGATTCATCTGTTGTAGCGGTGTTAATCCATAAAGCGATTGGCGATCAGCTGACCTGTATATTCGTTGATCACGGACTGCTTCGCAAGGATGAAGCAGAGGGCGTCATGAAAACCTTCAGCGAAGGCTTTAATATGAACGTAATTAAAGTCGATGCAAAGGAACGGTTTATGGACAAGCTTAAGGGAGTTTCCGATCCGGAGCAAAAACGTAAAATCATCGGAAATGAATTCATTTATGTCTTTGATGATGAAGCAACGAAACTGAAAGGCATTGAATTCCTTGCACAAGGAACGCTTTATACGGATATCATCGAGAGCGGCACGGCAACAGCCCAAACGATTAAATCCCATCATAACGTCGGCGGACTTCCAGAAGATATGCAATTCAAGCTGATCGAGCCTTTGAACACCCTGTTTAAAGACGAAGTCCGTGCTCTTGGAAGCGAAATGGGGATTCCGGATGAAATCGTCTGGCGCCAGCCTTTCCCTGGACCGGGTCTTGGAATCCGCGTGCTTGGTGAGATTACGGAAGATAAACTGGAAATAGTCCGCGAATCCGATGCCATCCTGCGTGAAGAAGTGGCGAAAGCCGATCTTGAACGCGAAATCTGGCAGTACTTCACGGTTCTTCCTGATATCCGCAGTGTAGGGGTTATGGGTGACGCAAGAACGTATGACTACACAATTGGAATCCGCGCGGTAACCTCCA
The Metabacillus sp. FJAT-52054 genome window above contains:
- a CDS encoding DNA topoisomerase 3 → MIVILAEKPDQGKLLAAPFPSVKKEGYIEIKPCGPFPKGAVITWAIGHLVDLKNPDEYNQTWKKWSLETLPIIPEKFEYKISKDKAKQFRIVRSMLKEASEIIIGTDAAREGENIARLLIMMSGAAHKPMKRLWLSSYTENAVKNGFSNLKDGKESEPLFYEAQARQIGDWLVGINASRLYTLLLQQKGVRENFSVGRVQTPVLKLIYDRQKEIEQFKPEPFFELEGEFTVKNGTYKGKIPKKFKSEEDMQKEIRPDITPDTNEYQAAVKDISVQEKRIKPPKLHSLSTLQASLNRRTKMSPTTVLKTVQKLYEKGFVSYPRTDSQYITEEEFSYLKGNLDGYKTTFSLSFAPKSLYPSKRYVDSSKVKDHYAIIPTEKLVSPAKFAAFSPPEKTVYEEVVKSMLKMFSDDHVYDETVITTSIGKNDFLTKGKTVKINGWKNLEGKEPKNEEEQRLPAVQEGEAARAVLAVKNGMTEPPKPYTLGQLITLMKTAGKYIEDKEMKEALNAAEGLGTEATRAGIIDTLILREFIEVNKNSVFVTQKGSILCDAVEGTILSKPEMTAKWETFLKGIGSGQKSREVFIENAGKLCFALMEQAKTDVGRLTVEGRIEPAQHDGAICRCPACKEGDMMDRRTFYGCSAYLNGCKQAFNKKILNKTISPAQIKLLCEKGKTKKIKGFKGKKNPFDAYLVLNNGKIEFSFK
- a CDS encoding MoxR family ATPase, with translation MEYLETIQPQLGRVVENIEKVMAGKREAAVLCLTALLAKGHVLLEDVPGVGKTMLVRSLAKSVGADFKRIQFTPDLLPSDVTGISIYNPQKMEFEYRPGPIMGNIVLADEINRTSPKTQSSLLEGMEEGNVTIDGQTMSLDKPFFVLATQNPIEYEGTYPLPEAQLDRFLFKIKMGYPTPQEELLVLNRADGEVPIAQIEPVITKSKLIQLQDEMEKVYMDETVKRYIIEIVTKTRNHPSVYLGASPRGSVALMRASKAYAFLAGRDYVIPDDVQYLAPFALPHRMILKSEARYDGQSAADLVHEIISRTPVPVKRSMTP
- a CDS encoding DUF58 domain-containing protein, with the protein product MKDILRSLKSIWKLILLLLLTALAFCYAMFQGGFVSWFLFYAFLPFAVYSILLAVYPLQTFRAARTLSKDQFSAGEILKGEITLERPFPFPLIYIIAEECLPSGLKQTAADQPARKLFILGFRRKAVFTYTVQSMKRGEHHFSRIRIKTGDLLGLFEKEVTMKTDKTILVYPTAFSMGYRHSKPQYEQGASASSQRYIKDTTMASGIREYQPGDRMAWIDWKATAKRDSFMTKEFEQTRTHDAMLIMDQQASDSFEPMITFTASLAKAIIKTGAPLGFILLGTELDTTPVQPGEKQLQTIFRKLARVNPEPSSASFSIWEERMASQGGYRSSNLFIVSVLTMELVRKLEHRASYSDLKLYFIRKKNQLLTQEEEVLLDRLNKRGIAAEAVSEGFFDQALEEVKSL
- a CDS encoding transglutaminase domain-containing protein, producing the protein MKVLTLPSGDFFSKITALLYYLFAFFLLWEWLVPLDIYTDTGSTWIFVLFIALNFLLSYLRVTWMITIPLQLGFLAIALEQLFYKEMPLVEGFRSFAGEFVYNAGLIPASSWMEMTSPFRTFLFFVLLWLLVYLLNYWIIVQKRILFFFVMTLIYVTILDTFTEYDASSAVIRIVIAGFFLLGMLNFDRLKGMEQLTVKRYTRLKWTMLLLIFVAVSIVSGMASPKAAPQWQDPVPFLTAYGSLDEAISGSGMKKIGYGTNDESLGGAFMQDNTPVLTASSNKRHYWRVETKDVYSGKGWTTSQRERETQLTEKDNIGITWSEAGTPTESLTARIDIARQYGYDHVIYPMGLTEYVSEEVSGLLVNLDTEEMTPSGVPEGKRIDSYEVKYNYPSYDITLLKEVKSTENVPQDIMTRYTQLPQMPQRVLDLASGLTAKEENLYDKAKAIESHLNGSDFSYNTEEVGVPSEDQDYVDQFLFETMQGYCDNFSTSMIVLLRASGIPARWVKGYTEGDYKGMDTEGSGRIYEVTNNNAHSWVEVYFPGAGWVPFEPTKGFTNPYSFTENTESSTQPPPVPETQLEQEKPEKPEDTEAPDQPAPSKQTFDWSKFSIGSTGFYAVIGGVLVLAAVLYLTRKKWLTFIMLARYKNRSDDEVFFSAYPALLKQLERFGLKRKDGETLREFAKSVDYSLSSHDMLHITKGYEKALYKRDDAKAEWDKIAELWENLIKRTSS
- the guaA gene encoding glutamine-hydrolyzing GMP synthase, with translation MTISIQDQEMILVLDFGSQYNQLITRRIREIGVYSELHPHTLTADMIKKINPKGIILSGGPNSVYGENAFRCDERIFDLGIPVLGICYGMQLMTHYLGGRVEAAGHREYGKARIKVQDSPALFTQLPEEQTVWMSHGDLVAEIPPQFKVDAVSPSCPFAAMSNEERRLYGVQFHPEVRHSEFGNDLLKNFVHEICQCHDEWTMENFIEIETQKIREQVGNKNVLCALSGGVDSSVVAVLIHKAIGDQLTCIFVDHGLLRKDEAEGVMKTFSEGFNMNVIKVDAKERFMDKLKGVSDPEQKRKIIGNEFIYVFDDEATKLKGIEFLAQGTLYTDIIESGTATAQTIKSHHNVGGLPEDMQFKLIEPLNTLFKDEVRALGSEMGIPDEIVWRQPFPGPGLGIRVLGEITEDKLEIVRESDAILREEVAKADLEREIWQYFTVLPDIRSVGVMGDARTYDYTIGIRAVTSIDGMTSDWARIPWDVLEVISTRIVNEVSHVNRVVYDITSKPPATIEWE